A DNA window from Thermococcus sp. 4557 contains the following coding sequences:
- the iorA gene encoding indolepyruvate ferredoxin oxidoreductase subunit alpha — protein MAKVTDMVLWDKPGEKVILLGNQAIARGALEANIAVYAAYPGTPSSELTDTMAMVAKKAGVYMEYSTNEKVAFETALSAAWSGLRAMTAMKHVGLNVAADTFMSAVGMGVEGGFVIMVADDPSMWSSQNEQDTRVYAKFANVPVLEPSDPMEAKEMTKYAFELSEKFKHFVILRTTTRTSHARGDIVLGELPEEIKQGKRKFGNFKKDPSRFVDIPANSRRFHPQILEKIEKIREELNECPFNWIEGDESAKVGIIAPGLAYSYVKEALHWLGVENVKILKLGTPFPVPYGLLEKFLDGLEKVLIVEELEPVVEEQVKTWAYDKGLKIPIHGKDLVPRIYEMTTRRAVEAVAKFLGLETPINFEELDEKYKKVQAMVPPRPPSLCPACPHRNTFYAIKKAATPRAIFPSDIGCYTLGVLPPLKAVDTTVAMGGSIGVAHGLSIALNGSVAEEQRKTGKEKKVIVATIGDSTFFHTGLPALANAIYNRSNVLIVVVDNLVTAMTGDQPNPGTGDTPHGPGKQIKIEEVAKALGADFVEVVDPYDIKSTVETMKRALQVEGVSVVVSRRVCALHRIGELRRARIQWPLYQVNEEKCTGCKICINAYGCPAIYWDAETGKAKIDELMCWGCGGCAQICPFDAFEKVREGEI, from the coding sequence ATGGCGAAGGTTACCGACATGGTTTTGTGGGACAAGCCCGGGGAGAAGGTCATACTCCTCGGCAACCAGGCCATAGCGAGGGGTGCCCTCGAGGCCAACATAGCGGTTTACGCGGCCTACCCGGGAACCCCCAGTTCAGAGCTTACCGATACGATGGCGATGGTGGCAAAGAAGGCAGGAGTCTACATGGAGTACTCCACCAACGAGAAGGTCGCCTTTGAAACTGCCCTTTCCGCCGCTTGGAGCGGCCTCAGGGCCATGACGGCCATGAAGCACGTTGGACTGAACGTCGCGGCCGACACCTTCATGAGCGCCGTTGGAATGGGCGTTGAGGGCGGATTCGTCATAATGGTCGCCGACGACCCGAGCATGTGGAGCAGCCAGAACGAGCAGGACACCAGGGTTTACGCGAAGTTCGCCAACGTCCCCGTTCTCGAACCCAGCGACCCGATGGAAGCCAAGGAGATGACTAAGTACGCCTTTGAGCTGAGCGAGAAGTTCAAGCACTTCGTCATCCTGAGGACGACCACGAGAACGTCGCACGCCAGGGGAGACATAGTCCTCGGAGAGCTGCCAGAGGAGATAAAGCAGGGCAAGAGGAAGTTTGGAAACTTCAAGAAGGACCCGAGCAGGTTCGTCGACATACCCGCCAACTCGAGGCGCTTCCACCCGCAGATACTCGAGAAGATAGAGAAGATCCGCGAGGAGCTCAACGAGTGCCCGTTCAACTGGATAGAGGGCGACGAGAGCGCCAAGGTCGGTATCATCGCTCCGGGACTGGCATATTCCTACGTGAAGGAAGCCCTTCACTGGCTCGGCGTCGAGAACGTGAAGATTCTCAAGCTCGGAACCCCGTTCCCGGTCCCGTACGGCCTTCTTGAGAAGTTCCTCGACGGTCTCGAGAAGGTCCTCATCGTTGAGGAGCTCGAGCCGGTCGTTGAGGAGCAGGTCAAGACCTGGGCCTACGACAAGGGGCTGAAGATCCCGATCCACGGAAAGGACCTCGTGCCGAGGATTTACGAGATGACCACCAGGAGGGCCGTCGAGGCCGTAGCCAAGTTCCTCGGCCTTGAGACCCCGATAAACTTCGAGGAGCTCGACGAGAAGTACAAGAAGGTCCAGGCCATGGTTCCGCCGAGGCCGCCGAGCCTCTGTCCCGCCTGTCCGCACAGGAACACCTTCTACGCCATAAAGAAGGCCGCCACGCCGCGCGCCATATTCCCGAGCGACATAGGCTGTTACACCCTCGGTGTCCTCCCGCCGCTCAAGGCCGTTGACACGACCGTCGCGATGGGCGGTTCAATCGGTGTCGCCCACGGCCTCAGCATAGCCCTCAACGGTTCCGTTGCTGAGGAGCAGCGCAAGACCGGCAAGGAGAAGAAGGTCATCGTGGCAACGATAGGTGACTCGACGTTCTTCCACACCGGACTTCCGGCCCTTGCCAACGCGATCTACAACCGCTCCAACGTCCTCATAGTCGTTGTCGACAACCTCGTCACTGCAATGACCGGCGACCAGCCGAACCCGGGAACCGGTGATACACCGCACGGGCCAGGCAAGCAGATAAAGATCGAGGAGGTCGCCAAGGCGCTCGGCGCCGACTTCGTCGAGGTCGTCGATCCATACGACATCAAGTCGACCGTCGAGACCATGAAGAGGGCCCTCCAGGTCGAGGGAGTGAGCGTCGTCGTCAGCAGGCGCGTCTGTGCCCTCCACAGGATAGGAGAGCTCAGGAGGGCCAGGATACAGTGGCCGCTCTATCAGGTCAACGAGGAGAAGTGTACCGGCTGTAAGATATGTATCAACGCCTACGGCTGTCCGGCCATCTACTGGGACGCCGAGACCGGAAAGGCCAAGATAGACGAGCTCATGTGCTGGGGCTGCGGCGGATGTGCGCAGATCTGTCCGTTCGATGCCTTTGAGAAGGTCAGGGAGGGAGAGATATGA
- a CDS encoding acetate--CoA ligase family protein, which translates to MTFDYFFKPKAIAVIGASNDPLKLGYEVFKNLKDYRDGKVYPVNVKDEVVQGVKAYKNVKDIPDEVDLAVVVVPKRFVKGTIEDCGEKDVKGIILITAGFGEVGEEGKREERELVEIAHKYGMRIVGPNCVGIMNTHNSMNATFVMDAKRGDIAFISQSGALGAGIIYKTVKEGIGFSKFVSIGNMADVDFSEFMEYLADTKEDKAIALYIEGLKDGRAFMEIAKRVTKKKPVIVLKAGKSESGARAASSHTGSLAGSYKIYEAAFKQSGIIVADTIDDMLSMARAFTQPLPKGTRVAIMTNAGGPGVLTADEIDKRGLKLADLEEKTIEELRSFLPPMAAVKNPVDMIASARGEDYYKTAKLLLEDPNVDMLISICVVPTFAGMTPTEHAEGVVKAVKEVNNGKPVLGLFMAGYVSEPAKEVLEKAGIPSYERPEDAAAAAYALVEFAKAKGVLKEEE; encoded by the coding sequence ATGACGTTTGATTACTTCTTCAAGCCAAAGGCTATAGCGGTTATCGGAGCATCCAACGACCCGCTCAAGCTCGGCTACGAGGTCTTCAAGAACCTTAAGGATTACAGGGACGGCAAGGTTTACCCGGTGAATGTCAAGGACGAGGTCGTTCAGGGCGTCAAGGCTTACAAGAACGTGAAGGACATCCCGGACGAAGTTGACCTGGCGGTCGTCGTCGTTCCGAAGCGCTTCGTCAAGGGCACCATAGAGGACTGCGGAGAGAAGGACGTCAAGGGAATAATCCTAATCACGGCCGGCTTCGGTGAGGTCGGCGAGGAGGGCAAGAGGGAGGAGCGCGAGCTGGTCGAGATAGCCCATAAGTACGGCATGCGCATAGTCGGCCCCAACTGCGTTGGTATAATGAACACCCACAACTCTATGAACGCCACCTTCGTGATGGACGCGAAGAGGGGCGATATAGCCTTCATAAGCCAGAGCGGCGCCCTCGGGGCGGGAATAATCTACAAGACCGTCAAGGAGGGAATAGGCTTCTCCAAGTTCGTCAGCATCGGCAACATGGCGGACGTTGACTTCTCCGAGTTCATGGAGTATTTGGCAGACACCAAGGAGGACAAGGCAATCGCGCTCTACATAGAGGGTCTCAAGGACGGAAGGGCCTTCATGGAGATAGCCAAGCGCGTTACCAAGAAGAAGCCCGTCATAGTTCTCAAGGCAGGAAAGAGCGAGAGCGGGGCTAGGGCGGCTTCAAGCCACACGGGTTCACTCGCCGGCTCGTACAAGATATACGAGGCGGCCTTCAAGCAGAGCGGAATAATCGTCGCGGACACGATAGACGACATGCTAAGCATGGCTCGCGCTTTCACCCAGCCGCTGCCGAAGGGAACCCGCGTCGCCATAATGACCAACGCCGGTGGACCGGGAGTCCTCACCGCGGACGAGATAGACAAGCGCGGGCTGAAGCTGGCAGACCTCGAGGAGAAAACCATTGAGGAACTCCGTTCGTTCCTCCCGCCGATGGCAGCAGTCAAGAACCCCGTTGACATGATAGCCTCTGCAAGGGGAGAGGACTACTACAAGACCGCAAAGCTTCTCCTCGAAGACCCCAACGTTGACATGCTCATCAGCATCTGTGTCGTTCCGACCTTCGCGGGCATGACGCCAACCGAGCACGCGGAGGGCGTCGTGAAGGCGGTTAAGGAGGTCAACAACGGCAAGCCGGTTCTCGGTCTGTTCATGGCAGGCTACGTGAGCGAGCCCGCGAAGGAGGTTCTCGAGAAGGCAGGCATTCCGAGCTACGAGAGGCCGGAGGACGCGGCCGCCGCGGCTTATGCCCTCGTGGAGTTTGCAAAGGCTAAGGGAGTTTTGAAGGAAGAGGAGTGA
- a CDS encoding sodium/proline symporter: protein MSGDSIMEGQTQILIVLVLYLSFLIGFGVYQGRKAKSGKDFAIAGRQLPGWIAALSERATGESAWALLGLPGFAYAAGLSAIWVAVGCVAGIIVAWTVFAGRLRREAEKYDATTFIDYIARRHSDAEKWIRILGSVTVVFFFFFYVGAQFLGGGKTLSALFGVDPKIGMLITAVIILPYTVLGGLKSVAYTDTVQAIVMILTLTIAPIVGLVYIANHPDVFAHSVSSALEMSGPEYSTILGGLVGGAAFVFVIAEFSWFFGYLGGMPQLSIRFMAIKDEKNAKLARNVGVSWTILAYIGALLIGWIGIAIFGPTGLEDQEAVMPSVMLKLFPPFLAAIFITGAIAAMLSTADSLLILSATELSENLLKPFVYKEEFDPKRSLKLSRITTVALGVIALVTAYLVPSKLIYTIVGYTWAGIGDTFSVIVIMTLFWKRFHGRAVPPTIVTGLLFTIFWISSGLEKVVSARLMTFIVTAVVAVIATYALKPKEAAATA from the coding sequence ATGAGTGGTGATTCAATAATGGAGGGCCAGACTCAAATACTGATTGTTCTGGTTCTGTACCTTTCGTTTTTGATAGGGTTCGGGGTTTACCAGGGAAGAAAGGCAAAGAGCGGCAAGGACTTCGCCATCGCGGGCAGACAGCTTCCGGGCTGGATAGCGGCTCTCTCAGAGCGCGCCACCGGTGAGTCGGCGTGGGCACTCTTGGGCCTCCCAGGTTTCGCCTATGCCGCCGGTCTCTCGGCGATATGGGTTGCGGTCGGATGTGTGGCCGGTATCATCGTGGCGTGGACCGTCTTCGCCGGAAGGCTCAGGAGGGAGGCCGAGAAGTACGACGCTACCACGTTCATCGACTACATCGCCAGGCGCCATTCCGACGCCGAGAAGTGGATAAGAATCCTCGGCAGCGTTACAGTGGTGTTCTTCTTTTTCTTCTACGTCGGTGCCCAGTTCCTCGGCGGCGGAAAGACTCTGAGCGCCCTCTTCGGCGTTGATCCAAAGATCGGAATGCTGATAACCGCGGTGATAATCCTGCCCTACACCGTCCTCGGAGGCCTCAAGAGCGTCGCCTACACCGACACCGTCCAGGCGATAGTCATGATACTCACCCTCACCATAGCACCAATAGTCGGTCTCGTCTACATCGCCAACCACCCGGATGTTTTCGCCCACTCGGTCTCCAGCGCCCTGGAGATGTCCGGGCCCGAGTACTCCACGATCCTCGGCGGCCTCGTTGGTGGCGCGGCGTTCGTCTTCGTCATAGCCGAGTTCTCCTGGTTCTTCGGCTACCTCGGTGGAATGCCCCAGCTCAGCATCAGGTTCATGGCAATCAAGGACGAGAAGAACGCTAAACTCGCCAGGAACGTCGGCGTCAGCTGGACCATACTGGCCTACATCGGTGCCCTCCTCATAGGATGGATTGGAATAGCCATCTTCGGCCCGACTGGCCTCGAGGATCAGGAGGCCGTTATGCCCTCGGTCATGCTGAAGCTGTTCCCGCCCTTCCTCGCGGCGATATTCATAACCGGTGCGATAGCGGCCATGCTCTCGACGGCTGACTCGCTGCTCATACTCTCCGCCACCGAGCTCTCTGAAAACCTGCTCAAGCCCTTCGTTTACAAGGAGGAATTCGACCCGAAGAGGAGCCTCAAGCTCTCGAGAATTACCACCGTCGCCCTGGGCGTCATAGCGCTCGTTACCGCATACCTCGTGCCGTCAAAGCTCATCTACACCATCGTTGGCTACACCTGGGCCGGAATAGGCGACACCTTCTCCGTGATAGTCATAATGACGCTGTTCTGGAAGAGGTTCCACGGAAGGGCCGTCCCGCCGACCATCGTAACGGGACTGCTGTTCACCATCTTCTGGATCAGCTCGGGGCTTGAGAAGGTCGTCTCGGCGAGGCTCATGACCTTCATCGTGACCGCCGTGGTTGCGGTGATAGCGACCTACGCTCTGAAACCCAAGGAGGCAGCCGCCACCGCCTGA
- a CDS encoding metal-dependent hydrolase, with protein MVKVKFLGHAAFLIEGSKRILIDPFLTGNPAAAAKPEEVEADLILVTHAHGDHIGDAPAIARRTGAKIVAMYDIANYLVESESGITTIGMNYGPTEVDGVKIVQVPAWHSSSDGKYSIGSACGYIIELDGVRIYHAGDTFVFRDMELFAELYGPIDVALLPIGGHFTMGPREAAKAVEFLRPKKVVPMHYNTWPPISADPEEFRRLVGDKAEVVILEPGETLEL; from the coding sequence ATGGTGAAGGTGAAGTTTCTGGGCCACGCTGCCTTTCTGATCGAGGGGAGCAAGAGGATTCTGATAGACCCCTTCCTGACAGGCAATCCAGCGGCCGCAGCCAAGCCCGAGGAGGTTGAGGCGGACCTGATACTCGTGACCCATGCCCACGGCGACCACATCGGCGACGCCCCCGCGATAGCCAGGAGAACCGGGGCGAAGATAGTTGCCATGTACGACATAGCCAACTACCTCGTTGAGAGCGAGAGCGGCATAACGACCATCGGCATGAACTACGGTCCGACGGAGGTTGACGGGGTCAAGATCGTTCAGGTTCCGGCCTGGCACTCCAGCAGCGACGGCAAGTACAGCATAGGAAGCGCCTGCGGATACATAATCGAGCTCGACGGCGTCAGGATTTACCACGCCGGCGACACCTTCGTCTTCAGGGACATGGAGCTCTTCGCCGAGCTCTACGGGCCGATAGACGTTGCCCTGCTGCCGATAGGCGGCCACTTCACGATGGGACCGCGCGAGGCCGCCAAGGCCGTGGAGTTCCTGAGGCCGAAGAAGGTCGTGCCGATGCACTACAACACCTGGCCCCCGATTTCAGCCGACCCCGAGGAGTTCAGGAGGCTGGTCGGCGACAAAGCGGAGGTCGTAATCCTCGAACCCGGCGAAACCCTGGAGCTTTGA
- a CDS encoding cell wall-binding repeat-containing protein: MVKRAVALMLILLVFSSFMLPLSSAQDTKEGPKYDLIIVRNDDLIDYIIALPYAKMLDVPILPVNREELDPGTIAQLQSYAQFGWNHVLIIGDSQAISDKVQDELLEMGFVVERIGGAVRTETAAKLALHFYPNGHDTVVVASSSDYGSALAAARWAMIYGYPFLLTQEDALSDSTADAIQKLHPDLVELMGAGMSKDVQKKIEAMGYQTYWVRENLEIEIPAQPKETNWVMIAAAVLLSLAVAVPVSLYYAKKKWSANRVPIEVLTEKERIVVNAILEKGGTVKQEELPELTGYSRPTISRIIQELEKKQLVEREKVGKTFIVRLTKEIIIRD; this comes from the coding sequence ATGGTTAAACGGGCCGTTGCTCTGATGCTCATCCTGCTGGTGTTCTCATCCTTCATGCTTCCGCTCTCCTCCGCACAGGATACGAAGGAGGGGCCAAAGTACGACCTTATAATCGTGAGAAACGATGATTTAATCGATTACATCATCGCCCTCCCCTACGCCAAGATGCTGGACGTCCCGATACTGCCCGTGAACCGCGAGGAACTCGATCCCGGAACAATCGCCCAGCTCCAGAGCTACGCCCAGTTCGGCTGGAACCACGTCCTTATAATCGGTGACTCCCAGGCCATCAGCGACAAGGTCCAGGATGAGCTCCTTGAGATGGGCTTCGTAGTCGAGAGGATAGGCGGTGCGGTTAGGACGGAAACGGCGGCAAAGCTTGCACTGCACTTCTATCCCAACGGACACGACACGGTCGTCGTCGCCAGCTCCAGCGACTACGGCTCGGCCCTCGCCGCCGCGAGGTGGGCCATGATATACGGATACCCCTTCCTCCTGACCCAGGAGGATGCCCTCTCCGACTCAACCGCCGACGCCATACAGAAGCTCCACCCTGACCTCGTCGAGCTCATGGGAGCCGGCATGTCCAAGGACGTCCAGAAGAAGATAGAGGCGATGGGCTACCAGACCTACTGGGTCCGTGAGAACCTTGAGATAGAGATACCCGCCCAGCCCAAGGAGACCAACTGGGTGATGATAGCGGCCGCGGTGCTGCTCTCACTGGCCGTGGCGGTTCCGGTTTCGCTCTACTACGCCAAGAAGAAGTGGTCCGCCAACAGGGTGCCCATCGAGGTGCTGACCGAGAAGGAGCGCATAGTTGTGAACGCCATACTCGAGAAGGGCGGTACGGTCAAGCAGGAGGAGCTGCCGGAGCTGACGGGCTACTCGAGGCCGACGATAAGCAGAATCATCCAGGAGCTGGAGAAGAAGCAGCTGGTCGAGAGGGAGAAGGTGGGGAAGACCTTCATCGTGAGGCTCACGAAGGAAATAATAATCAGGGACTAA
- a CDS encoding C2H2-type zinc finger protein has product MVEVAELKAVIFYDRDGTRYYRCPRCGRLFRTSKDYTRHVNRAHGHLFRK; this is encoded by the coding sequence GTGGTGGAAGTGGCGGAGCTGAAGGCGGTTATATTCTACGACCGCGACGGCACCCGCTACTACCGCTGCCCGCGCTGCGGAAGGCTCTTCAGAACGTCTAAGGACTACACCAGGCACGTGAACAGGGCCCACGGGCACCTGTTCAGGAAGTGA
- a CDS encoding creatininase family protein, whose amino-acid sequence MRLEELTWPDFEGVKRRVDTVVIPVGSVEAHGRHLPLGTDTFAPLEIAKRVDERVRELGRDVLIAPPVWYGHTFALNAYPGTINVGADAFKAYMREIMREFAAEGFRRIVLLNGHGGNHSPLVLAAEEVAEEFPEVEVWLINWWIDFREDILSICSSQGHAGQDETSVILAVRPELVKMERATGRKSKSKVRRIRRDIGLELFPDGVNDDPSPATAEKGEAILSVVSEKIARLLVGE is encoded by the coding sequence ATGAGGCTCGAAGAACTCACCTGGCCGGATTTTGAAGGGGTTAAACGACGGGTCGATACAGTTGTTATACCCGTTGGGAGCGTTGAAGCCCACGGGAGGCACCTCCCGCTGGGGACAGACACCTTCGCCCCGCTCGAAATAGCGAAGCGCGTGGACGAGAGGGTTAGGGAGCTCGGCCGCGATGTTCTGATAGCCCCTCCAGTCTGGTACGGACACACCTTTGCCCTCAACGCTTACCCGGGAACGATAAACGTGGGTGCCGATGCATTCAAAGCGTACATGCGGGAGATAATGCGCGAGTTCGCGGCAGAGGGGTTCCGGAGGATAGTCCTCCTCAACGGGCACGGAGGCAACCACTCACCCCTGGTTCTGGCGGCGGAAGAGGTGGCGGAGGAGTTTCCGGAGGTTGAGGTCTGGCTCATCAACTGGTGGATAGACTTCAGGGAGGACATCCTGAGCATATGCTCCAGCCAGGGGCACGCCGGCCAGGACGAGACCTCCGTCATCCTGGCGGTAAGGCCGGAGCTCGTCAAGATGGAGAGGGCCACAGGGAGGAAGAGCAAATCAAAGGTAAGGCGCATAAGGAGGGACATAGGCCTGGAGCTGTTCCCCGACGGGGTGAACGACGACCCTTCCCCCGCCACCGCCGAGAAGGGGGAGGCCATACTCAGCGTGGTGAGTGAGAAGATAGCCCGCCTGCTGGTGGGTGAATGA
- a CDS encoding glycosyltransferase family 4 protein, with product MRIALVSDWYYPKVGGVASHMHHLAIHLRERGHEVAIVTNDLETGKEEELEKLGIELVKVPGVVSPILGINLTYGLKSNRELGEYLKDFDVIHSHHAFTPLALKAVKAGRNLGKATLLTTHSISFSHESRLWEALGITIPLFSHYLGFPHEIIAVSRAAEAFIRHFTDAPVRVIPNGVDDDVFRPLSEGEKERLKGELGIEGRVVLYVSRMSPRKGPHILLNAFQNLSKEMDDVTLVMAGSGEMLPFLRAQAKFLGIEDRVRFLGYVEDSLLPRLFGMADVFVLPSTTAEAFGIVILEAMAAGVPVVATDVGGIPEIIMNSESGLLVPPGNELELRNAIQKLLLDEDLRRRFGNNGRRAVEERYSWKKVTEGIEKAYENVMQNL from the coding sequence ATGAGGATAGCCCTCGTGAGCGACTGGTACTACCCGAAGGTCGGTGGCGTTGCGAGCCACATGCACCACCTGGCGATACACCTGAGGGAGAGGGGCCACGAGGTCGCAATCGTGACGAACGACCTCGAAACCGGGAAGGAGGAAGAGCTTGAAAAGCTGGGAATCGAGCTGGTGAAGGTCCCGGGGGTGGTAAGCCCAATCCTGGGTATAAACCTGACCTACGGCCTGAAGTCGAACAGGGAGCTCGGTGAGTACCTGAAAGATTTCGACGTGATTCATTCCCACCACGCATTCACCCCCCTCGCCCTCAAGGCTGTGAAGGCCGGCAGAAACCTCGGAAAGGCCACGCTCCTGACGACGCACAGCATATCATTTTCCCATGAATCCCGACTCTGGGAGGCCCTTGGAATAACCATACCCCTCTTCAGCCACTACCTGGGCTTCCCCCACGAGATAATAGCCGTCAGTAGGGCGGCGGAGGCGTTTATAAGGCACTTCACGGACGCTCCTGTAAGGGTCATCCCCAATGGAGTTGATGATGACGTTTTCAGGCCCCTAAGCGAGGGGGAGAAAGAGCGCCTTAAGGGGGAGCTCGGCATCGAGGGGCGAGTTGTCCTCTACGTGAGCAGGATGTCCCCAAGGAAGGGCCCTCACATTCTCCTCAACGCGTTTCAGAACCTTTCAAAGGAGATGGACGATGTTACCCTCGTCATGGCGGGTTCCGGGGAGATGCTCCCGTTCCTTAGGGCACAGGCAAAGTTTCTCGGGATAGAAGACAGGGTTCGCTTCCTGGGCTACGTCGAGGACTCCCTCCTCCCGAGGCTCTTCGGCATGGCCGACGTCTTTGTCCTTCCCTCCACAACGGCGGAGGCCTTCGGGATAGTCATCCTGGAGGCCATGGCCGCGGGGGTCCCGGTGGTCGCCACGGACGTTGGGGGAATCCCCGAGATAATCATGAACAGCGAGAGCGGACTTCTGGTACCCCCTGGCAACGAACTCGAGCTGAGAAACGCGATTCAGAAGCTCCTCCTTGATGAAGACCTCAGGAGACGGTTCGGAAACAACGGCAGGAGGGCCGTCGAGGAGCGCTACTCATGGAAAAAGGTCACCGAGGGCATAGAAAAGGCTTATGAGAACGTGATGCAAAACCTGTAG